A window of the Bacillota bacterium genome harbors these coding sequences:
- a CDS encoding polysaccharide deacetylase family protein codes for MGVVKTIKAFVKHLIAARIYRIRGEQLISQRRGIAILMYHEIAPRHTQVFRQFPVLCTAPDTFEAQVTWLSQHFEIISMDEALRRLHAGIADDSRAVVITSDDGWRGFYQQAMSTLQGHGATIYVTTGVLQGEVPWYVRWRLLLEHYPHLLRVLAHDLGRLEAFRDADSAIAALKQLDYARIRSLWHQAINDVPFDEASLPKDWFMRQEELPTAVQTGFTIGAHTVNHPILTHEFDEVVRREISESKQVLETLTGMPVRHFAYPNGDHNEQVVRWVAEAGYATAVTTQAGWNRSGSDVYRLRRFDVHETMCTDHWGRFSEAIFALYLAGAFGNLAPTNRICAKIAGGGMQCDR; via the coding sequence ATGGGCGTTGTAAAGACGATTAAGGCGTTTGTCAAGCACCTGATAGCGGCCCGAATTTACCGCATTCGGGGAGAGCAGCTCATCTCCCAACGGCGGGGTATCGCTATTCTGATGTATCACGAAATCGCTCCGCGCCACACACAGGTCTTTCGGCAGTTTCCGGTGCTGTGCACGGCGCCAGATACCTTCGAGGCGCAGGTGACATGGCTATCACAGCACTTTGAGATTATCAGTATGGATGAGGCGCTGCGGCGGCTGCACGCAGGTATCGCCGATGACAGCCGGGCGGTGGTCATCACCAGCGACGATGGCTGGCGCGGTTTTTATCAACAGGCAATGTCTACCCTTCAGGGACATGGTGCTACTATCTATGTGACAACTGGGGTGCTGCAGGGCGAGGTGCCCTGGTATGTGCGCTGGCGGCTGTTGCTGGAGCATTATCCGCACCTGTTGCGCGTGCTGGCGCATGACCTCGGACGGTTGGAGGCGTTTCGGGATGCAGACAGTGCCATCGCCGCGCTGAAGCAGTTAGATTATGCCCGTATCCGTTCACTCTGGCATCAGGCGATTAATGACGTGCCTTTCGATGAAGCCAGTCTCCCGAAGGACTGGTTTATGCGGCAAGAGGAGTTGCCAACAGCCGTGCAGACCGGTTTTACCATCGGTGCACACACGGTGAATCACCCGATACTGACTCATGAGTTCGATGAGGTTGTCCGACGCGAGATCAGCGAAAGCAAGCAGGTTCTGGAGACCTTGACGGGAATGCCTGTGCGCCATTTTGCTTACCCGAACGGCGACCACAATGAACAGGTGGTGCGCTGGGTGGCAGAGGCGGGCTACGCAACGGCGGTGACGACACAGGCTGGTTGGAACAGGTCAGGTAGTGATGTCTATCGCCTGCGCCGCTTCGACGTGCATGAGACCATGTGTACTGACCATTGGGGGCGTTTTAGCGAGGCCATATTTGCGCTGTATCTCGCTGGGGCTTTTGGTAACTTGGCTCCAACAAACCGAATTTGTGCAAAGATTGCTGGAGGTGGGATGCAATGCGATCGGTGA
- a CDS encoding glycosyltransferase family 2 protein — MEQTPEVSVIIPVFNEDDTIEHVVRRVASIPLSVEIIVVNDGSRDRTGEILEQLSAAYQNLVVVSHPRNRGKGAAIRTGIKFAVGKVIIIQDADLEYAPEEIPKVVKPILEGKVKVVYGTRFHAGRPPGMRFANWVINRILAWMANVLFGARITDEATCYKAFDASLLKSIPLRCERFEFCPEVTAKVRKAGEQIHEIPISYRARSIAEGKKIRWTDGVEAIWTLIKYRFKD; from the coding sequence ATGGAACAGACACCTGAGGTGTCCGTTATAATACCTGTTTTTAACGAAGACGATACCATTGAGCACGTTGTTCGGAGGGTGGCAAGCATCCCCTTGTCCGTCGAAATTATAGTTGTGAACGACGGGTCGCGCGATAGAACTGGAGAGATTCTGGAGCAGCTATCTGCAGCCTACCAGAACTTGGTGGTTGTTTCCCACCCCCGAAATAGAGGTAAGGGTGCAGCCATTCGAACAGGCATAAAGTTTGCGGTTGGCAAGGTGATAATTATACAGGACGCGGACCTTGAGTATGCGCCTGAGGAAATACCTAAAGTAGTGAAACCTATTCTTGAGGGAAAAGTTAAGGTCGTATATGGGACGCGCTTCCATGCCGGACGTCCACCCGGCATGCGTTTTGCGAACTGGGTAATCAATCGTATTTTAGCCTGGATGGCTAACGTGCTATTCGGGGCGCGGATTACAGATGAGGCGACCTGCTATAAAGCTTTTGACGCCAGTTTGCTCAAGTCTATTCCGTTAAGATGTGAAAGGTTTGAGTTCTGTCCTGAAGTAACAGCCAAAGTCCGTAAAGCAGGAGAACAGATACATGAGATTCCAATCTCCTATAGAGCCAGAAGCATAGCGGAGGGCAAGAAGATCCGATGGACTGACGGGGTCGAGGCAATTTGGACGCTGATTAAATACCGTTTCAAAGACTGA
- a CDS encoding glycosyltransferase family 4 protein, with protein MLQEWKGQHVFVEALNLLKRRGMVFHASIAGTEPFGARGYEQRLRQMVKDFGLEEMVSFMGFVSKPYDYLAQLDVAVHASIKPEPLGRVVVEAMLVGTAVVATDGGGIPEFVEHEQTGLLVPMGDAELMAQAIERLIRDLELRQRLSAAAQRRAREMFDPARHAFEVRRVYQSLIRR; from the coding sequence ATGTTACAGGAGTGGAAAGGGCAGCATGTGTTCGTGGAAGCGCTGAACCTGCTGAAACGGCGGGGGATGGTCTTTCACGCATCGATCGCGGGTACCGAGCCTTTCGGGGCGCGGGGTTACGAGCAACGTTTGCGCCAAATGGTGAAAGACTTTGGTCTGGAGGAGATGGTGTCATTTATGGGATTTGTGAGCAAGCCTTATGATTATTTAGCGCAGCTGGACGTGGCGGTGCACGCGTCGATTAAACCGGAACCGCTGGGGCGGGTCGTGGTGGAGGCGATGCTGGTGGGTACAGCAGTAGTTGCGACCGACGGCGGCGGCATCCCGGAGTTTGTGGAGCACGAACAGACAGGACTTCTGGTGCCGATGGGCGATGCGGAGTTGATGGCGCAGGCGATCGAACGGCTGATTCGGGATCTCGAATTACGCCAGCGGCTATCCGCCGCAGCGCAACGGCGCGCCCGCGAGATGTTCGACCCCGCCAGGCACGCGTTTGAGGTGAGGAGGGTGTATCAGAGCCTCATCCGTCGGTAA
- a CDS encoding glycosyltransferase family 4 protein: protein MRIGFIYFGTYPDIRVVKTTDTLAKAGFEVIVLARNIKGVTEPGTSHPYAASRNVEQAEWRGRLHLRRVLDNTAEKWRAPLTLPYHINPIWKRAIRDLVVKDGCGLLIVRDMPLMLAATAVGKRYGVPVIFDMAENYPAVMAEWRKWEGRGRAFVNFFVRNIAIAKMVERAAIRAADRILVVVPEHIERVARLRGTTAGIEVIENTPVLEELDALYARYQSLPEWQPCEQPLEVVYGGNVHFYRGMDTLLQAAAILKARGEDGIRWTVVGTGKVAAQLQAMAEELGVTDTVRFMGWQPDLMAFVYRAHLGYDGSHASEHTHVTMPNKVYDYMAFRKPVLVSDCRPMKRLVEIHRCGLVFRSQDAEDLVEKVLQLRDPTLRAQLGANGRKAVEERYHWGVDGRELVRAVQAELEHE, encoded by the coding sequence GTGCGAATTGGCTTCATCTATTTTGGCACATATCCGGACATCCGCGTGGTGAAGACGACCGATACCCTTGCGAAGGCGGGGTTCGAAGTCATCGTGCTGGCGCGAAACATCAAGGGGGTAACGGAACCCGGCACCTCGCATCCCTACGCTGCCTCACGAAATGTGGAACAGGCGGAATGGCGCGGGCGACTGCATCTGCGCCGTGTGCTGGACAACACAGCTGAAAAATGGCGTGCCCCGCTGACCCTTCCTTACCACATCAACCCTATCTGGAAACGGGCGATACGGGATTTGGTGGTGAAAGACGGCTGCGGGTTGCTCATCGTGCGCGATATGCCGCTGATGCTGGCAGCGACGGCGGTGGGAAAACGCTACGGCGTGCCGGTCATTTTCGACATGGCGGAGAACTACCCCGCGGTGATGGCGGAGTGGCGCAAGTGGGAGGGGCGAGGACGGGCTTTCGTCAATTTTTTCGTCCGAAATATCGCGATAGCAAAAATGGTGGAGCGCGCCGCTATCCGCGCGGCGGACAGGATACTGGTGGTGGTGCCGGAGCATATCGAGCGGGTGGCGCGTCTGCGGGGGACAACAGCGGGAATCGAAGTGATAGAAAACACGCCTGTGCTGGAGGAGCTGGACGCCCTGTATGCCCGTTACCAAAGCCTGCCCGAGTGGCAACCCTGTGAGCAACCGCTGGAGGTGGTTTACGGGGGCAATGTGCATTTCTATCGGGGGATGGACACGCTGTTGCAGGCGGCGGCGATACTGAAAGCGCGCGGGGAAGATGGCATTCGCTGGACGGTGGTCGGCACGGGTAAAGTGGCAGCGCAACTGCAGGCGATGGCAGAGGAACTGGGAGTGACCGACACCGTGCGCTTCATGGGCTGGCAGCCGGATTTAATGGCGTTCGTGTACCGTGCACATCTGGGCTACGACGGGTCGCACGCCTCCGAACACACGCATGTTACCATGCCGAACAAGGTGTATGATTACATGGCGTTTCGCAAGCCGGTGCTGGTATCGGACTGCCGCCCAATGAAGCGGCTGGTGGAGATTCACCGATGTGGACTCGTGTTCCGTTCGCAGGATGCCGAAGATTTGGTGGAGAAGGTGTTACAGCTACGCGACCCCACCCTGCGCGCCCAGCTGGGCGCAAACGGGCGCAAGGCGGTGGAGGAGAGGTATCATTGGGGAGTGGATGGTCGTGAATTAGTAAGAGCTGTGCAGGCGGAGTTGGAGCATGAGTAA
- a CDS encoding glycosyltransferase family 4 protein, whose protein sequence is MKRLGIYYATACYRDTQGRYYTSNGLGRYLQEMNRLFPFEVALAAPVTEQPLPHLGYPLPTERVRVYELPYFETFAGAVKVRGQLIRRLRAFLETHPVDVVWLRYPGAYAPVLWRECRRRATPCFFQLVGDPVTLLKNSPARSPLLRGLQVAVAAWHESEMKRIARRTPCIAISCSLAEKFGDGRVHRIAVSTLTREDFFLRHDTCQSNHIRVLFVGALRHEKSVDTLIEAVGMLQKAGKTIHLDIVGDGDQRGPLEQFASQSLQAGSYCFHGVQTGPAMLHRFYTQADIFVLCSVSEGLGRVVLEAMARGVPVVATAVGGLPDLVRHEETGLLVPPRSPEALAGAIQRILRDGVLRRKLIAGGYALAQKHTAEHFLQQVVAFIRDRVGVDLLSCGETAPCA, encoded by the coding sequence ATGAAACGCTTGGGCATCTATTATGCAACAGCCTGCTATAGAGACACGCAGGGCAGATACTACACCAGCAACGGATTGGGACGGTATCTGCAGGAGATGAACCGCCTGTTCCCGTTTGAGGTGGCGCTTGCTGCGCCGGTGACCGAACAGCCGTTGCCTCATCTGGGTTACCCACTACCGACGGAGCGCGTGAGGGTATATGAACTGCCCTATTTCGAGACGTTCGCGGGGGCGGTGAAGGTGCGTGGGCAGCTTATCCGCCGTCTGCGCGCGTTTCTGGAGACGCATCCTGTGGATGTGGTGTGGCTGCGCTATCCGGGTGCGTATGCTCCCGTGTTGTGGCGCGAGTGCCGGCGTCGCGCGACGCCTTGCTTCTTTCAGCTGGTGGGAGACCCCGTGACGCTATTGAAAAACTCCCCCGCGCGTTCCCCTTTGCTGCGCGGGCTACAGGTTGCGGTGGCAGCGTGGCATGAGAGCGAGATGAAGCGCATCGCCCGTCGCACGCCATGTATCGCCATCTCCTGCTCGCTGGCGGAAAAGTTCGGGGACGGACGTGTCCATCGAATCGCGGTCAGCACGCTGACGCGAGAGGATTTCTTTTTACGCCATGACACGTGTCAGTCGAACCACATACGGGTTTTGTTTGTTGGCGCGCTTCGGCACGAGAAGTCAGTGGATACCCTGATTGAGGCTGTCGGTATGCTGCAAAAAGCGGGGAAGACGATACATCTGGATATCGTTGGCGACGGTGACCAGCGGGGGCCTCTGGAGCAGTTCGCGTCTCAATCGTTGCAGGCGGGCAGCTACTGTTTCCATGGAGTTCAGACCGGGCCTGCGATGTTGCATCGCTTCTATACGCAGGCAGATATCTTTGTCCTGTGCTCGGTGTCTGAGGGACTGGGGCGGGTGGTGCTGGAGGCGATGGCGCGGGGCGTGCCTGTGGTAGCGACGGCGGTTGGAGGCCTTCCCGATTTGGTGCGACACGAAGAGACGGGCTTGCTGGTGCCGCCGCGCAGTCCAGAGGCCCTGGCTGGCGCGATACAACGTATCCTGCGGGACGGAGTATTGCGTCGGAAACTGATAGCAGGGGGGTATGCCCTTGCGCAGAAACACACCGCGGAGCATTTCCTGCAGCAGGTCGTCGCCTTCATTCGCGACCGAGTGGGAGTGGACCTGCTGAGCTGTGGGGAGACCGCACCATGCGCGTGA
- a CDS encoding glycosyltransferase has protein sequence MRVLQVLAGLHLGGAEQLVADLSAWLQARGHEVLVANLTAERAMLPAFESRKICVQQVSVAGIWARLYPRELIALIHRVRPDVVHCHNTAWLKTSAACRWTHTPLVFTLHNYHRDWLSNHRTRLQRAAKHTDYCVGVAPGIEKLFVEILGVPEEGTVYVRNGVPDIYSAQPAPADWKVPDGRVVGMVGRFDQHQKDQDTLVRAIALICQQMPDVHLVFIGEGPRLSEVEQLASQLGMENHVHFLGLRRDVPVLLRHLDVFVLSSRIEGESLAILEAMSAQRPIVATAVGGTPGLLANGECGLLVPPGDVQAMAQAILELLKNQTKAQELARRARERFLQEYTIDRMGERYLELYGKAIAQRKKT, from the coding sequence ATGCGCGTCCTGCAAGTGCTGGCGGGGTTGCATCTCGGTGGCGCAGAACAGCTGGTTGCGGACCTCAGCGCATGGCTGCAGGCACGTGGGCATGAGGTGCTGGTAGCAAATCTAACTGCAGAGAGGGCGATGCTACCCGCCTTCGAGAGCCGGAAGATATGCGTGCAGCAGGTCAGCGTTGCGGGCATCTGGGCGCGTCTCTATCCGCGTGAACTTATTGCGCTTATCCACCGCGTTCGCCCCGATGTGGTGCATTGTCACAATACCGCGTGGCTGAAAACATCTGCTGCGTGCCGATGGACTCATACTCCCCTCGTCTTCACTTTGCATAACTACCACCGCGACTGGCTGTCGAATCACCGCACGCGTCTGCAGCGGGCAGCAAAGCATACTGACTATTGCGTGGGAGTGGCACCCGGAATTGAGAAGTTATTCGTGGAGATTCTCGGTGTGCCCGAAGAGGGGACAGTGTACGTCCGCAACGGCGTTCCAGACATCTACTCGGCACAGCCTGCTCCCGCCGATTGGAAAGTGCCCGATGGCAGGGTTGTGGGTATGGTTGGGCGCTTCGACCAACACCAGAAAGACCAGGACACGCTTGTGCGGGCAATCGCACTTATTTGCCAGCAGATGCCCGATGTTCATCTGGTCTTTATCGGCGAGGGTCCAAGACTTAGCGAGGTAGAGCAACTGGCATCCCAACTGGGCATGGAAAATCACGTCCACTTCCTCGGCCTCCGCCGCGACGTGCCGGTGCTGTTGCGTCATCTGGATGTTTTCGTACTGAGTTCGCGCATCGAGGGCGAGTCGCTGGCGATACTGGAGGCGATGTCCGCACAGCGTCCCATTGTGGCAACGGCGGTGGGGGGTACGCCTGGACTGCTGGCGAACGGCGAGTGCGGCTTGCTAGTGCCCCCTGGCGATGTTCAGGCAATGGCGCAGGCGATTCTGGAATTGTTGAAGAATCAAACAAAGGCACAAGAACTTGCCCGTCGCGCACGAGAGCGGTTTTTGCAGGAGTATACCATCGACCGCATGGGGGAGCGGTATCTGGAGCTGTACGGGAAGGCGATCGCGCAACGAAAAAAGACCTAA
- a CDS encoding SDR family oxidoreductase produces MRILVTGGAGFIGSHLTERLIELGHEVTVLDDLSTGREENLAHLQGRFRFVKGSITDLQLLRELMPGIEVLFHQAALGSVPRSVEDPMTTHEVNITGTFHVLLAAKEAGVKRVVYAASSSAYGDTPTLPKVETMLPQPLSPYAVSKLVGEYYCQVFTRVYGLPTVSLRYFNVFGPRQNPHSQYAAVIPKFVTAALKGEPLTVYGDGEQSRDFTYIENVVQANLLAMQSERAVGKVYNVACGGRYTLNELIRYLQEILGKELEVEYLPPRAGDVKHSMASIEAAECDLGYTVAVDFEVGLRRTVEWYRVGIGASI; encoded by the coding sequence ATGCGGATTCTGGTCACTGGCGGTGCGGGCTTTATCGGCTCGCACCTGACGGAACGGTTGATAGAACTGGGTCATGAGGTCACTGTGCTCGATGACCTGTCTACGGGGCGCGAAGAGAATCTGGCGCACCTGCAGGGGCGGTTTCGCTTTGTTAAAGGCTCCATCACCGACCTGCAGTTACTGCGTGAACTGATGCCCGGGATAGAGGTCCTCTTTCATCAAGCCGCGTTAGGGTCGGTGCCGCGCTCTGTGGAAGACCCAATGACTACGCATGAGGTGAATATCACGGGCACCTTCCATGTGCTGCTGGCGGCGAAGGAAGCGGGCGTCAAGAGGGTCGTGTATGCCGCCTCTTCATCCGCCTACGGCGATACCCCAACTTTGCCGAAGGTAGAGACCATGTTGCCTCAGCCTTTGTCGCCTTACGCAGTCAGCAAATTGGTCGGAGAATACTACTGCCAGGTGTTCACGCGGGTGTATGGGTTGCCCACCGTCAGCCTGCGCTACTTCAACGTCTTCGGTCCGCGCCAGAACCCGCACTCGCAGTATGCGGCGGTTATCCCAAAGTTCGTCACCGCTGCGCTAAAGGGAGAACCGCTCACCGTGTACGGCGACGGTGAACAATCGCGCGATTTCACTTACATCGAGAACGTGGTGCAGGCGAACCTGCTGGCGATGCAGTCGGAGCGGGCAGTAGGGAAGGTGTACAACGTGGCGTGTGGCGGGCGATATACGCTGAACGAGTTAATCCGTTACTTGCAGGAGATACTGGGCAAGGAGTTGGAAGTGGAGTACCTGCCGCCGCGTGCGGGGGATGTGAAGCACTCGATGGCATCCATAGAGGCGGCGGAGTGTGATTTGGGCTACACCGTGGCGGTAGACTTCGAGGTTGGGTTGCGACGTACTGTGGAGTGGTATCGTGTCGGTATCGGTGCAAGCATATAA
- a CDS encoding DUF11 domain-containing protein gives MGTIAFLITLILLFALQFQTASQTLKPRKYPSARAAAVLVSPEASAPTDPDTIAEFIAMYGEATAARVTEWESTHFDYGAGGHWGPTYNVNSIGTVYIYVQSTYNNLDYRMTATRRMAIQRNMDFESFTLHFKEDTYIDSNRVGFVETILYGYIPAIGYADNSGVAKESFRATADIFSYSNAGGGLWLAIPEKIDTLYFKLSVAGDPGTAGELMIEYPNQVDSNFNIVGWGRITPIEDTTNGLRNDGYIRWIPPTDWKWCIPYPPHYLGAIRLRGGAGCFILRIRTVNYAVYPRLGSRSDVSSRKVLREVVASHRTGMVLSATSNTVRISPTNPINYSTDFYRGMTIEIVSGAGAGQVRNITASTSSSTPTLTVDPAWDVVPNSTSTYRITGNEVFVPGWDPANDRNGDGYVDDTEYANRVNPNASARMAWEARATEGSGWADSRATCRANLWNPDYQQITFEYYLNMFQQEGVLGYDNDDAQVLLNYNAFSVLAGGTLLEYNGRAGHDMAMNESYRDAFLQFHRRMRTEGGVQFISTNVSGRNFFLSTFTLPYLQVFNSFRCEALIWDNTSQGNLLRTWHIPAYARAGIRSTVQCHPNYGSFLSNLGNTETTWNLIKESLLARFYLLNIPDMTFFNHSWRTFVYGSGLTSSTSTSEAYYWKSGVPKNYAYLPFRMLSVDIGEPANIIPEGFVAAKYYQAVAGLGDYVIVGDTTGSVITLPEQIGLPAENRVIPIYPTYIFYLWRSSTSGPGGMPVDGVLARMYTKGLVVIRLPGISPPGGWLAYHQSTVRVPLPGTYRRVNYDGTLGPPITEITLRGYEGAILQSTEELPLQTPDIRISISADKTNPKPLDVVTVTITATNTGNAEARNVRITHDIPQGATFVRGSLKLNGDTLPDPTDTTKIDVTVTSIPAGGQAVVVFQMVIR, from the coding sequence ATGGGAACAATCGCGTTTTTAATCACTCTGATTCTGCTGTTTGCGCTGCAGTTTCAGACTGCCAGCCAAACGTTGAAGCCGAGGAAGTACCCGTCTGCCAGAGCGGCTGCTGTACTTGTCAGCCCGGAGGCGTCTGCACCAACTGACCCGGACACGATAGCAGAGTTTATCGCGATGTATGGGGAGGCAACGGCGGCACGGGTCACCGAGTGGGAGAGTACCCACTTCGATTATGGTGCCGGTGGGCATTGGGGTCCTACCTACAACGTGAACTCTATTGGCACGGTTTATATCTATGTGCAGAGCACGTATAATAACTTGGACTATCGGATGACGGCAACACGGCGCATGGCAATCCAGAGGAACATGGATTTCGAATCCTTCACCCTTCACTTCAAAGAGGATACCTACATCGATAGCAATAGAGTCGGGTTTGTTGAGACGATACTGTATGGATATATACCAGCTATTGGTTACGCAGACAATTCAGGGGTTGCCAAGGAGTCGTTCAGAGCGACTGCAGATATCTTCAGTTACAGTAACGCGGGTGGTGGGCTTTGGCTGGCTATCCCAGAGAAGATAGACACCCTGTACTTCAAATTGAGTGTTGCTGGAGACCCCGGGACGGCTGGGGAATTGATGATCGAGTACCCCAACCAGGTCGATTCCAACTTCAATATTGTAGGTTGGGGACGTATTACTCCAATTGAGGACACCACGAATGGGTTACGTAACGATGGATACATCCGATGGATACCCCCGACGGACTGGAAATGGTGTATTCCGTATCCACCTCATTATCTTGGCGCAATCCGCCTCAGAGGAGGAGCCGGTTGTTTCATTCTCCGTATCCGGACAGTTAACTATGCTGTGTACCCCAGATTGGGGTCCCGTTCGGACGTGTCGTCGCGCAAGGTTTTGCGTGAAGTCGTCGCGTCGCACAGAACGGGTATGGTCTTGTCAGCAACCAGCAATACAGTTAGGATTTCACCAACCAATCCGATAAACTACTCTACCGATTTCTATAGAGGGATGACGATTGAGATTGTTTCGGGCGCAGGTGCTGGACAGGTTCGTAATATCACCGCATCCACCAGCAGTTCTACTCCGACGCTAACGGTGGACCCCGCCTGGGATGTGGTTCCTAACAGTACCAGCACGTACCGGATTACGGGCAATGAAGTGTTCGTTCCGGGGTGGGACCCTGCCAACGACCGCAATGGGGATGGATATGTAGATGATACCGAATACGCCAATCGCGTCAATCCAAACGCATCCGCCCGAATGGCCTGGGAAGCCAGAGCGACTGAAGGTTCTGGATGGGCAGACTCGAGGGCGACCTGCCGAGCTAACTTGTGGAATCCTGACTATCAGCAGATAACCTTTGAATATTACCTGAATATGTTTCAGCAGGAAGGAGTTTTGGGTTATGACAACGACGATGCTCAAGTACTTCTGAACTATAACGCCTTCTCGGTGCTGGCAGGAGGTACTCTCCTGGAGTACAATGGGCGTGCCGGTCATGACATGGCAATGAACGAATCTTATCGGGATGCATTCCTCCAATTCCATCGGAGGATGCGCACGGAGGGAGGGGTTCAGTTCATTAGCACGAATGTGTCCGGCCGTAACTTCTTCTTAAGTACCTTCACCTTGCCATACCTGCAGGTCTTCAATTCGTTCCGATGCGAGGCGTTAATCTGGGATAATACTTCTCAGGGGAATCTATTAAGAACCTGGCATATTCCGGCATACGCGAGGGCGGGTATTCGTTCCACCGTCCAATGTCATCCAAACTATGGGTCGTTTCTGTCGAACTTAGGAAACACGGAAACCACGTGGAACCTCATCAAGGAGAGCCTGCTAGCCCGTTTCTATTTGCTGAATATTCCCGATATGACGTTCTTCAACCATTCGTGGCGTACCTTCGTTTATGGTAGCGGGCTGACAAGTTCAACGAGCACCTCTGAAGCGTACTACTGGAAAAGTGGTGTTCCCAAGAACTACGCCTACCTGCCGTTCAGGATGTTATCGGTAGACATCGGTGAGCCGGCAAATATTATCCCGGAAGGATTCGTGGCAGCGAAATACTACCAGGCTGTTGCTGGACTTGGAGATTACGTGATTGTCGGAGACACCACGGGCTCCGTAATCACACTGCCTGAACAAATTGGACTACCGGCGGAGAACAGGGTGATACCGATTTACCCGACGTACATATTTTATTTGTGGCGCAGTTCAACGTCAGGCCCTGGTGGTATGCCGGTTGACGGGGTGCTGGCACGGATGTATACAAAGGGTCTGGTGGTGATTCGCTTACCAGGTATATCTCCTCCTGGTGGGTGGCTTGCCTACCATCAAAGCACGGTTCGAGTTCCTCTGCCGGGCACGTATCGTCGCGTCAATTATGATGGCACTCTTGGCCCCCCTATCACGGAGATTACGCTGCGCGGATATGAAGGAGCTATTCTTCAGTCAACCGAAGAGCTGCCGCTTCAAACGCCGGACATACGTATTAGCATCTCGGCAGACAAGACGAACCCGAAACCGCTGGATGTGGTGACGGTGACGATTACGGCAACCAACACCGGCAACGCGGAGGCGCGGAATGTGCGGATTACGCATGACATCCCGCAGGGGGCGACGTTTGTGCGAGGGAGCCTGAAGTTGAATGGCGACACACTCCCAGATCCGACGGATACCACGAAGATCGATGTGACGGTGACGAGTATTCCGGCGGGAGGACAGGCGGTGGTGGTGTTTCAGATGGTGATTCGGTAG
- a CDS encoding glycosyltransferase family 4 protein, whose product MRVMFCQPSSAKSAISGPERQTVQVARALQQRGHEVLIAVILVNEAEEVSETTLAVHAREHQVRVVPLYLPERYYLPKMVRRFAEVVQEYSPDVVCTQGYKAGVVAAVYGKVPTIALLPGWTARDWKVRFYEWLDKQTLRKHSVVAIVSPAQKAEVLRYGVRPDRIFYLPTCMDIEALQPAYSREQIPSIISQSLRKQVLGYVGRLSVEKGVSYLIDAMAELRAKQADVHLLVVGEGDQRAHLQERVDSLGLPQAVTFLGERADARQIIGALDVLVLPSLTEGLPNVVLEAFAYKTPVVATAVGGVPELVIDGETGWLVPLRNPHALAQAILDALSNPEEARRRAENAYRHLLEHFTVEKQVDKWEQALQAAVENWRGRKT is encoded by the coding sequence ATGCGCGTGATGTTCTGCCAGCCCAGCTCCGCCAAGTCAGCGATTAGCGGTCCGGAGCGTCAGACGGTGCAGGTCGCGCGGGCATTACAGCAACGCGGGCATGAGGTGCTCATCGCGGTGATTCTGGTGAATGAGGCGGAAGAGGTGTCCGAAACCACATTAGCCGTACACGCCCGCGAGCATCAGGTTCGTGTTGTTCCACTTTATCTGCCTGAGAGGTACTACCTGCCGAAAATGGTGCGAAGGTTCGCAGAGGTGGTGCAAGAGTATTCGCCAGATGTTGTCTGCACGCAAGGGTATAAGGCAGGTGTCGTCGCTGCTGTCTATGGCAAGGTACCTACAATTGCACTGTTACCTGGCTGGACTGCGAGGGATTGGAAGGTTAGGTTTTACGAGTGGTTGGATAAGCAAACGTTACGAAAGCATTCGGTAGTTGCGATAGTGTCCCCCGCACAGAAAGCGGAAGTGCTGCGATACGGGGTGCGACCTGACCGGATTTTCTACCTGCCGACCTGTATGGACATTGAAGCCTTGCAGCCTGCCTATTCCCGCGAACAAATACCAAGTATCATCAGCCAGTCATTGCGGAAGCAGGTACTTGGCTACGTGGGCAGGTTGAGCGTGGAGAAGGGAGTGAGTTACCTGATCGACGCGATGGCGGAGTTGAGGGCAAAGCAGGCAGACGTGCACCTGCTGGTCGTTGGGGAGGGCGATCAACGGGCGCATCTGCAAGAACGGGTGGATTCGCTCGGTTTGCCGCAGGCGGTCACATTTCTCGGCGAGCGGGCGGACGCACGGCAAATTATCGGCGCGCTGGATGTGCTGGTCCTGCCGTCGTTGACGGAGGGGCTGCCCAACGTCGTGCTGGAAGCCTTTGCATACAAAACTCCGGTAGTGGCGACGGCGGTAGGGGGCGTGCCCGAGCTGGTCATCGATGGTGAGACGGGATGGCTGGTGCCGCTGCGTAACCCTCATGCGCTGGCGCAGGCGATTCTGGATGCGCTGTCGAACCCTGAAGAAGCGCGCCGCCGCGCCGAAAATGCATATAGGCACCTGCTGGAACACTTCACGGTGGAGAAGCAGGTGGACAAGTGGGAGCAGGCGTTGCAGGCGGCAGTGGAGAATTGGAGGGGTAGGAAGACCTAA